One Syntrophorhabdaceae bacterium genomic region harbors:
- a CDS encoding ABC transporter permease, giving the protein MLRYLIKRLFFMIPMLLGITLISFIVIHLTPGEPGVIEAEMNPKVTKEVRERIRAYYGLDKPLHVQYYMWLKRIVKLDFGISFASDRRPVIDKIKERIPVTISINLISMVLIFIIGIPIGVYCAKHKDTTIDKALTAFVFAGYAAPTFWLALLLMMFFGVYLEILPISGLKSFNFHELSFFEKILDVARHLILPVGISAFGGLAGISRYMKSSLLEVLRQEYITTAYAKGLPEDVVLKKHALRNALLPVITIIGLSVPGLIGGSVIFESIFSIPGMGQLFYMSVMARDYPTIMGILVIGAFLTLLGNLLSDILYAVADPRIRIG; this is encoded by the coding sequence ATGCTACGTTATCTCATAAAAAGACTTTTCTTTATGATACCCATGCTTTTAGGTATCACGCTTATATCCTTTATTGTAATCCATCTTACCCCTGGTGAGCCCGGTGTCATTGAGGCAGAGATGAATCCTAAGGTCACAAAGGAGGTGAGAGAGAGGATAAGGGCATATTATGGACTTGATAAACCCCTCCATGTCCAGTATTACATGTGGCTTAAAAGGATTGTCAAGCTCGATTTCGGTATATCCTTTGCCTCTGATAGAAGGCCGGTCATAGACAAGATAAAGGAGAGGATCCCCGTAACCATATCCATCAATCTCATATCCATGGTGCTCATCTTTATTATAGGCATACCTATTGGTGTATACTGTGCAAAGCATAAGGATACCACCATAGATAAGGCGCTCACTGCCTTTGTTTTTGCCGGCTATGCAGCACCTACATTCTGGCTTGCCCTTTTGCTTATGATGTTTTTTGGGGTGTATCTGGAGATACTGCCCATATCAGGCTTAAAATCCTTTAATTTCCATGAACTATCGTTTTTCGAAAAGATACTGGATGTGGCAAGACACCTCATTCTGCCTGTGGGTATATCTGCCTTTGGAGGTCTTGCAGGCATATCAAGATATATGAAGAGTAGTCTCCTTGAGGTTCTAAGGCAAGAGTATATAACCACTGCCTATGCAAAGGGTCTGCCTGAGGATGTGGTTCTTAAAAAACATGCCTTAAGAAATGCCCTGTTACCGGTCATCACCATTATAGGACTATCTGTCCCTGGGCTCATAGGCGGCAGCGTTATCTTTGAAAGTATCTTCTCTATACCCGGTATGGGACAACTCTTTTACATGAGTGTCATGGCAAGGGACTATCCCACCATTATGGGTATCCTTGTTATAGGTGCATTTTTAACACTCCTTGGAAACCTCCTTTCAGACATCCTATATGCAGTTGCCGACCCAAGGATCAGGATAGGATAG